CGTGCCGTCGGTGAACCCGACGCGGCTCCCCTCGATGAGGGCCGGACTCGATGCCTCGACGGTAACGCCGGGCAGGATGCCGCCCGTGTTGTCGGTCACAACCCCGGTAAACTGGCTGGTGGCCTGCGCGTGCGCCAGGACCGGTACGAGGACCATGGCGGCCAGCGCGGCGACGGCTAACGAACGTCTCATGGGTTGTCCTCCTCTGACGTGTTGCGACGATTGGCGACCACGGATAGCCGCGCATTGAACTACGCAACGCGCCGCGTGTCAACCTGATCCGGGAGTCACGGGATGGCGTCGTCCGGCCAGGGGGTCCGGCTCGGCCTGCCCCGCTCGTAGAGCCGCAGATTCGCCGTCAATCGGGGCACGGCGTCCCGCATCCCGCCCGCCTCGGCGGCCGCGATCAGATCGCGCTGCACGCCGACGGCCTCGCCGTACCGTCCCAGCTCGGCCAGGGTCATCGCCATCGTCTCGCCGAGGTCGATGGTGCGGTCCGCCTGCGCGAGCCGCTCGACGAGCCGCATCGCCCGCGGGCCGTCCCGCACCGCGGCGTCGGGCGCCGCGGCCAGCAACCGGGCCAACGCGTGCGGAAAGATCGATGCACCCGGGAAGCTCTCGGTGCCGTCCACCAGCCGGTCGCGCGCCTCGCGATAGCGGCGAAGCTGCACGAGGGACATGGCGGCGCCGAAGCGCGCGTCGATCACCCCCGGGTCCATCCGCAGCACGGCCCGATACTGCTCCAGCGCCGCACCCGGATCACCGGCCCGCCGCAGGCTGAGGGCCAGCCGCAGGCGCACCTCCCCATCCGTCGGCTGGTAGCGCAGCGCCGTCTCGAACCGCTCGATCGCGTCGCGGTGGCGCCCCGCGCCCTGCAGCAGCACGCCGACGCTGTAATGCACCGCGGGGAAGTCGGGCGACTCGCGGATCACCCGCTCGAACTCGGCCATCGCGCCCTCGACATCGCCCATCACGTACCGGGCGGTGCCGAGCCGGTGCCGGAGCGCCGGGTTGTCCGGATCCAGCTCCAACCCCCGGCGGAACAGGTCGGCGGCGGCGCTCCATTCCTCGCGGTCCAGCGCCTCGTTGCCGCGGGCCTCGTAGGCGCGCGCGCTCTCGAGCAGTGCGTCCACTTCCGCCATCAGCGGGTCCGCCGGCCGGAGAGCGGCGCCCCGGCGGCGCCGCAGGTGCGCGGCGGCTCGGGGCTCGTCCCCGAGGGCGCGGTAGGCCATGCCGAGGGGATAGTGCGCGGCGGCCGCGGATGGATCGCGCGCCAGAATCTCCTCCAGCAGGTTCACCGCCCGCCGATAGTCCTCGGCCTGCAGCGCCGCGCGGCCGAGTCCGTAGCGCGCCGAAAGAGAGGCGGGGCGCAGCGCGAGCGCCTGCTCGAAGAGCGGCCGGGCCGAAACGGGCCGGTCCTGCGCCAGGCGAACTTCGCCGAGCCAGACGAGGGCCGCCACGTCGTCGGGCCGCAGCCGCAGCGCCGCTTCGAGCAAAGCGGCCGCCTCGGACAGATCGCCCGCCTCCCGGCGCAGGTGTCCAAGATAGTAGAGCCAGCGCGGATCCTCCGGAGCCAGCGTCGCAGCCTCGCGGAAGCAGGTCTCGGCGGCTTCCGGCAGGCTCGCCGCCATCAGCATCATGCCGAGGGCCCCGCGCGCGGCGGATGCCTCGGACGCGGCGGCGGCGCCGTCTCCCGCACCGGTCACCGCGGCCCGCCGCTCCTGAATCTGCGCCTGCACCGAAGCGCCGAGGCGATTCAGGCCGGGAAATCCGGTTCCGCAAGCAGGAGCTCCCCCGGACGCCGTCAGCCCTGGCGGGGCGGCCGGCGGCGCGTCGACCGGTGCGGCGCAGCCGGCGGCCAGCGCGGCCAGTCCGCCGGCGAAGAGGCCTGCCGCCGCCGCAAGGCGCTGGCGAAGGTCCGTGCGAAACCGGTTCAAGTCCAACCCCACGCGTGGAATAATACGGATATCGAACTCGCGCCCTGGATTACCCCGGCC
This genomic stretch from Acidobacteriota bacterium harbors:
- a CDS encoding tetratricopeptide repeat protein; translated protein: MRRSARRRSGSGGAAVAQSGEEAFESTLQLGHALALVRQFAVHVVEALAHAVVHVVEALVHVRSQGVEVAAQVTDIYPHPGEQADEQGRGNPGREFDIRIIPRVGLDLNRFRTDLRQRLAAAAGLFAGGLAALAAGCAAPVDAPPAAPPGLTASGGAPACGTGFPGLNRLGASVQAQIQERRAAVTGAGDGAAAASEASAARGALGMMLMAASLPEAAETCFREAATLAPEDPRWLYYLGHLRREAGDLSEAAALLEAALRLRPDDVAALVWLGEVRLAQDRPVSARPLFEQALALRPASLSARYGLGRAALQAEDYRRAVNLLEEILARDPSAAAAHYPLGMAYRALGDEPRAAAHLRRRRGAALRPADPLMAEVDALLESARAYEARGNEALDREEWSAAADLFRRGLELDPDNPALRHRLGTARYVMGDVEGAMAEFERVIRESPDFPAVHYSVGVLLQGAGRHRDAIERFETALRYQPTDGEVRLRLALSLRRAGDPGAALEQYRAVLRMDPGVIDARFGAAMSLVQLRRYREARDRLVDGTESFPGASIFPHALARLLAAAPDAAVRDGPRAMRLVERLAQADRTIDLGETMAMTLAELGRYGEAVGVQRDLIAAAEAGGMRDAVPRLTANLRLYERGRPSRTPWPDDAIP